A genomic window from Ananas comosus cultivar F153 linkage group 22, ASM154086v1, whole genome shotgun sequence includes:
- the LOC109727449 gene encoding uncharacterized protein LOC109727449 yields the protein MARATPLSPLPLRFLPFVVVVVVVVVVLGTSHGQTSIPRRYDGFTYGGAAAWDDSVVVEAFFDPLCPDSRDSWPPLKRAIERFAPRVSLIVHPFPLPYHNNAFLACRALYIAKKLNASSVYPLLELFFKNQENYYNGPTTNMSRAAITEDISKLAVRAVGNSLLADFLSGFQDSATDQAARVSFKYGCSRGVSGAPFFFVNGFVLPDAGSPLDYDTWEGILEPLLETQSGRAEL from the exons ATGGCGAGAGCTAcacccctctctcctctccctctccgttTCCTAcccttcgtcgtcgtcgtcgtcgtcgttgtcgtcgtcctGGGGACCTCCCATGGCCAAACCTCGATCCCGCGCAGGTACGACGGGTTCACCTACGGAGGCGCCGCGGCGTGGGACGACTCCGTGGTCGTGGAGGCGTTCTTCGACCCGCTCTGCCCCGATAGCCGAGACTCGTGGCCCCCGCTGAAGCGGGCGATCGAGCGCTTCGCCCCTCGCGTCTCCCTCATCGTCCACCCCTTCCCCCTCCC CTACCACAATAATGCTTTCCTTGCTTGCCGTGCTCTTTATATAGCAAAGAAGCTGAATGCATCCTCAGTCTATCCCTTGCTGGAGCTGTTTTTCAAGAATCAG GAAAACTATTACAATGGACCAACTACAAACATGTCGAGAGCTGCCATAACAGAGGATATTTCGAAGCTCGCAGTTAGGGCTGTCGGGAACTCGCTATTGGCTGATTTTTTATCAGGATTTCAAGATTCAGCAACAGATCAAGCTGCAAGAGTTTCCTTCAAG TATGGCTGCTCGAGAGGGGTGAGTGGTGCGCCGTTCTTCTTCGTAAATGGATTCGTCTTGCCGGATGCTGGCTCGCCTCTCGACTACGATACATGGGAAGGCATCCTCGAACCGCTGCTGGAGACGCAAAGTGGAAGAGCAGAGCTGTGA